The sequence ATGAAGTGGATGAAGTGGGAGTGTTTGGCCGCAATCTTGTTCCGGTGCCGGTACTGGGACCCGGCGAGGTGGGTTATTTGACTGCCGGTATTAAGGATATCCACGACGCTCGCGTAGGTGACACCGTCACCGACCCCGACCACAGCGTTGCCAAGCCTCTTCCAGGCTACCGACATTTGCGTCCGATGGTATACTGTGGCTTATACCCGCAAGAAGCCAACGACTACAACCTGCTGCGGGAATCCTTAGAGAAACTGCAGCTGAATGATGCCGCTTTAGTCTTCGAACCGGAGACATCGGTGGCATTGGGTTTTGGCTTTCGCTGCGGTTTCTTGGGGCTGCTTCATATGGAGATTGTTCAGGAACGATTGGAACGCGAATTTGACGCTCACATTATCGCTACGGCACCGAACGTTGTTTATGAGGTAACCAGGACGGACGGACAGGTTTTGGCAGTGGACAGCCCGGCGAAGCTGCCACTTCCAACCGAAATTGAAAGCCTGGCCGAGCCGTTTGTCCGGGCCACGATCATTGTCCCCAGTGAGTTCATCGGTGCAGTGATGGAGCTGGCTCAGGAGAAACGAGGCCAATACCACAACATGGAGTACTTAGACGAGTCCCGGGTTATGATTACGTACGACTTACCTTTGTCCGAGATCATCTTTGACTTCTTTGACTTGCTCAAGTCTCGTACCCGCGGCTATGCCTCTTTGGATTACGAGTATTTAGGTCATCAGCCCGGCGATTTGGTAAAGCTGGATATCTTAATCAACGGCGAGCCGGTGGATGCTCTGTCTATTATTGTCCATCGCGACCGAATTAAGTACCAAGGGCGGAAACTGGTGGAAAAACTACGAAGCCTGATACCTCGTCAGTTGTTTGATGTACCGATTCAGGCAGCCATAGGAAGCCAGATTATTGCCCGCGAGACAGTAAAAGCGCTGCGTAAAGACGTTTTGGCCAAGTGCTACGGTGGCGATATCACCCGTAAGCGCAAACTGTTAGAGAAACAAAGAGAAGGCAAAAAACGCATGAAACAGGTCGGTAATGTAGAAATTCCCCAGGAAGCCTTCATGGCTGTGTTGAAGGTGAAATAATGGCTCCGGGACCGGCACTTTACATCCACGTTCCTTTTTGTGTACGAAAATGCTACTACTGTGACTTTGTCTCACAGCCTTATTCCACTGATCTGGCTAATCAGTATTTGTGGGCGTTAAGGCGGGAAGCTCAGCTTTATCTCACCTCCTGGCCCCGCGGCCAGGAGGTGGCTTCAATTTACGTGGGTGGGGGTACGCCGACAGTGTTGACGCCGAAAGAGCTAAAGCAATTGCTCCAGGTGATTGCTACCTTTCCTGGAACAGCTGGCGCTGAATGGACAGTAGAAGCTAACCCCGGCACCATCAGCCAAGAGAAGCTACACCTACTGCGCCAGTTCGGAGTCAACCGGTTGAGCTTGGGAGTGCAAAGCTTCGATGACAATCTGCTCCGGTACCTGGGCCGGATCCACACTGCCGACGAAGCAAGGCAGGCCTGGCAGCAGGCCCGGCGAGCGGGTTTTGATAACTTGAGCTTGGACCTTATCTATGCGGTCCCAGGTCAAAGCTTACCTCTTTGGCGCCAGACGCTTAGCGAAGCGTTGGCACTAGCACCCGATCACGTCTCCACCTATAGCCTGATGATTGAAGAAGGAACTGAGTTTGCTAGGCGGGGAATAACGCCCTGTGCTGAGGAGTTGGATCTGGCCCAGTATCAAGAGGCGCAAGGGCTGCTTCAGGGAGCCGGGCTGTTACAGTATGAGATCTCCAACTTTGCTCGACCTGGGTTTGCTTGTAAGCATAATCTGGTTTATTGGCACAACGAACCGTACTTGGGGTTGGGAGCGGCAGCCGTGTCGTACTTAAATAACGAACGGCGCACCAATGTGAACGATGTGCCCCGGTATGTTCAGCTGCTCAAGAAAGGACAGTGTCCCATCGGGGACCGGGAACAGACAACAGTGGAATTGGCTCAAGCCGAGACGGTAATTCTGGCTTTGAGGCTAAAGGAAGGTCTGTCACGCTCGCGTTTTCGAGACCGATTCGGTCAAGACGTAGATGAAGTTTATCCGACTGGTATCCGCTGGCTGCTGGAATATGGTTTGGTAGAACTGGATCAAGAAAGTCTGCGCCTGACCCCAAAAGGCTGGTTGTTAGCTAATCAAGTGGCTATGGTTTTCTTACCGAACAGCCCTTCTTGACAAGGCCGGATATTGGTGTTATCGTGATGAGGGGTCGATTAGCACTCTCAGCATGAGAGTGCTAACGAAGATAAGCTAAGGGGGTGGGGAAAGTGTTGAGCGAACGTAAGCGAAAAGTATTGAAAGCCGTTGTATCAGATTACGTAAACACCGCCGAACCGGTTGGGTCACGCACTCTTGTCCGCCGCCACAACCTTGGTGTCAGTACGGCGACAATTAGAAACGAGATGGCCGATTTGGAAGAAATGGGATATTTAGAACAACCGCATGTATCTGCTGGTCGGGTTCCGTCCGACTACGGGTACCGCTTTTACGTTGACCACCTAATGGAGCAAGACGAGTTAACCAGTTCAGAACAGAGTCTATTAAATCAATTAGCATATCCCAGGTCTCAGGAAGCAGATATGGTCTTGACGACTG is a genomic window of Bacillota bacterium containing:
- the lepA gene encoding elongation factor 4, with amino-acid sequence MTDTAYIRNFCIIAHIDHGKSTLADRILEQTGAFSAREMQDQVLDQMDLERERGITIKLTPVRLTYCGRDGHEYQYNLIDTPGHVDFSYEVSRSLAACEGALLVVDATQGIEAQTLANAYLALEHDLTIIPVINKIDLPSANPNMVKKELEDVLGLDGELAVLCSAKTGQGVPEILEAIAQRISPPQGKAAEPLAALIFDSKFDPYRGVIAYVRVMQGSIRTGQEIRLLATGKEYEVDEVGVFGRNLVPVPVLGPGEVGYLTAGIKDIHDARVGDTVTDPDHSVAKPLPGYRHLRPMVYCGLYPQEANDYNLLRESLEKLQLNDAALVFEPETSVALGFGFRCGFLGLLHMEIVQERLEREFDAHIIATAPNVVYEVTRTDGQVLAVDSPAKLPLPTEIESLAEPFVRATIIVPSEFIGAVMELAQEKRGQYHNMEYLDESRVMITYDLPLSEIIFDFFDLLKSRTRGYASLDYEYLGHQPGDLVKLDILINGEPVDALSIIVHRDRIKYQGRKLVEKLRSLIPRQLFDVPIQAAIGSQIIARETVKALRKDVLAKCYGGDITRKRKLLEKQREGKKRMKQVGNVEIPQEAFMAVLKVK
- the hemW gene encoding radical SAM family heme chaperone HemW, which encodes MAPGPALYIHVPFCVRKCYYCDFVSQPYSTDLANQYLWALRREAQLYLTSWPRGQEVASIYVGGGTPTVLTPKELKQLLQVIATFPGTAGAEWTVEANPGTISQEKLHLLRQFGVNRLSLGVQSFDDNLLRYLGRIHTADEARQAWQQARRAGFDNLSLDLIYAVPGQSLPLWRQTLSEALALAPDHVSTYSLMIEEGTEFARRGITPCAEELDLAQYQEAQGLLQGAGLLQYEISNFARPGFACKHNLVYWHNEPYLGLGAAAVSYLNNERRTNVNDVPRYVQLLKKGQCPIGDREQTTVELAQAETVILALRLKEGLSRSRFRDRFGQDVDEVYPTGIRWLLEYGLVELDQESLRLTPKGWLLANQVAMVFLPNSPS